A stretch of Dasania marina DSM 21967 DNA encodes these proteins:
- a CDS encoding chemotaxis protein CheX, producing the protein MNSQYINPLLAATVNVLTTMAMVEVTIGKPCLKDGPDSLGDITSVIDLKGDNHHGSLAISFTKEAILNIAENMLGESFSEVDETIADVVGEITNMITGNAKQLYSETGLEFDLATPTTNIGKNIPVAHTVTGATLLIPFETKAGAFYIEVCFN; encoded by the coding sequence ATGAATTCTCAGTATATAAATCCCCTACTGGCGGCCACAGTGAACGTGCTTACCACTATGGCCATGGTAGAAGTGACTATAGGTAAACCTTGCCTTAAAGATGGGCCCGATAGCCTAGGTGACATTACCAGCGTCATTGATTTAAAGGGCGACAATCATCACGGTTCACTGGCCATTAGCTTTACTAAAGAGGCCATACTCAACATCGCCGAAAATATGCTGGGCGAAAGTTTTAGCGAAGTCGACGAGACGATTGCCGATGTGGTTGGTGAGATCACCAATATGATTACCGGTAATGCCAAGCAGCTGTATTCTGAAACCGGTCTGGAATTTGACTTAGCCACGCCTACCACCAACATAGGTAAAAATATACCCGTGGCACATACTGTTACTGGCGCAACCCTTTTAATCCCCTTCGAAACCAAGGCCGGTGCTTTTTACATAGAGGTCTGTTTTAATTAG
- a CDS encoding sensor domain-containing diguanylate cyclase — MTFERVKKRVVGAGATLADSARGSRSSTVDSAVNTLLQKASQNEQILKRYQRFELKLLDAVGFNELLALLLDDSLAYFQLDAIELWLYDPEQTVAEHIDNPDDYPNLQLVARSEPLKQLYAARPCVQLVPLSQSRSPAIFQGLSLRSAAMLPLVRQGVLVGSLHMGARGHKRFGLDKSTDFINHLASVVAVCFENVVNRERLRRLSMYDMLTQVKNRRAFNQALAEEVSRASRNQELLSLLFIDLDHFKRINDSHGHQTGDRALKIVAQHINQMLRKTDHVCRYGGEEFALLLPNCSPERAMDIAERIRVQVSQLAIRNDEGQALTLTLSIGVSCWQPDAAGEAASQVGECLVKCADEGVYTAKDQGRNTIEFVDYQQ, encoded by the coding sequence GTGACTTTTGAACGGGTGAAGAAAAGGGTGGTGGGAGCGGGTGCGACACTGGCTGACAGCGCTCGCGGCAGCCGTTCGTCAACTGTGGACTCTGCAGTTAATACACTGCTACAAAAAGCTAGCCAGAATGAACAAATCCTCAAACGTTACCAGCGCTTCGAGCTGAAGCTGCTGGATGCGGTAGGCTTTAATGAACTACTGGCGCTGTTACTGGACGACAGTCTGGCCTATTTTCAGTTAGATGCGATAGAGCTATGGCTATACGACCCCGAACAGACGGTGGCAGAGCATATCGATAATCCCGATGACTATCCTAATTTACAGTTGGTGGCGCGCAGTGAGCCATTAAAGCAACTCTATGCTGCTAGGCCTTGCGTGCAGCTGGTGCCTCTGAGTCAATCACGTAGCCCTGCTATTTTTCAAGGCCTGTCTCTCCGCTCGGCAGCTATGCTGCCCTTGGTGCGCCAAGGCGTGTTGGTGGGTAGTTTGCATATGGGGGCTAGAGGGCATAAGCGTTTTGGACTGGATAAATCCACCGATTTTATTAATCACCTAGCCTCCGTGGTGGCGGTGTGTTTTGAGAATGTGGTTAATAGAGAGCGCTTACGCCGCTTAAGCATGTATGACATGTTGACCCAGGTGAAAAATCGACGAGCTTTTAATCAGGCTCTAGCAGAAGAGGTTTCTAGAGCCTCGCGTAACCAAGAGTTACTCAGCCTGCTGTTCATAGACTTGGACCACTTTAAGCGGATTAACGATAGTCACGGTCATCAAACTGGAGACCGTGCACTAAAAATTGTTGCCCAACATATCAACCAGATGCTGCGTAAAACCGATCATGTTTGCCGCTATGGGGGGGAGGAATTTGCCCTGCTCTTGCCTAACTGCAGCCCTGAACGCGCTATGGATATTGCCGAGCGTATACGCGTGCAAGTCAGCCAGTTAGCTATACGTAATGATGAGGGCCAGGCATTAACGCTGACTCTGTCTATAGGCGTGAGTTGCTGGCAGCCCGATGCAGCAGGTGAAGCAGCCTCGCAGGTCGGTGAGTGCTTAGTGAAATGCGCCGATGAAGGTGTTTATACAGCCAAAGATCAGGGCAGAAATACCATAGAGTTTGTGGATTATCAGCAATAA
- a CDS encoding GGDEF domain-containing response regulator: MPTVFEARPLSSQMAKPKILFVDDSKLIRAAALKMFSESFDLQLAENGQEAWELIQHDEHIQVVFTDLVMPELDGFELLNIVRTSADERIRQLPLIVVTGADNSQDAKNKAYELGATDFLTKPFDAADINARAQAHVRYQETTQSLVETSIIDPLTDLLNFRGFEKQLDKDVSFSTRHNHELTVLNIEVDAFKALFVRIGRSGAETIIKRIAKVVVGAVRKEDTVARTGLSSFYVSLPGADPDGSLLIAHRICLAVNNFKATLQGKALPITVSVGACIVAEGLHADPSVIISCASDAQRRAAKRGLGQVHHIDLAQYRKKNRRSDAAAVSIDEALSEILQGGEKDVMTQMDYLLDELEPLLKLLSDEQRQRISKL, encoded by the coding sequence ATGCCTACAGTTTTTGAAGCCAGGCCGCTTAGCAGCCAAATGGCCAAACCTAAAATTTTGTTTGTAGACGACTCTAAGTTGATTCGCGCTGCCGCCTTAAAAATGTTCTCTGAAAGTTTCGATTTGCAACTGGCTGAAAATGGTCAAGAAGCTTGGGAGCTGATACAGCACGATGAGCATATACAGGTGGTGTTTACCGACTTGGTTATGCCTGAGCTAGATGGTTTTGAACTGCTGAATATAGTGAGAACCTCTGCCGACGAGCGCATCCGACAATTACCGCTTATTGTGGTGACTGGGGCCGACAACAGTCAAGATGCCAAGAATAAAGCTTATGAATTAGGCGCTACTGACTTCTTAACCAAACCTTTTGATGCGGCGGATATTAATGCTAGGGCCCAGGCTCATGTGCGCTACCAAGAGACCACTCAGTCGCTGGTGGAAACCTCTATTATCGACCCATTAACCGACTTATTAAACTTTCGTGGTTTTGAAAAACAACTCGATAAAGACGTATCTTTTAGCACTCGCCACAACCATGAGCTGACCGTGCTCAATATAGAAGTTGATGCCTTCAAAGCGCTATTTGTGCGCATAGGCCGTAGCGGTGCCGAAACGATTATTAAGCGCATAGCTAAAGTTGTCGTGGGTGCGGTGCGGAAAGAAGATACTGTCGCTCGTACCGGCTTATCGAGTTTTTATGTGTCGTTACCTGGGGCCGACCCCGATGGTTCACTATTAATAGCGCATCGTATCTGTTTAGCGGTGAATAATTTTAAAGCCACACTACAGGGTAAAGCCTTACCTATTACCGTATCGGTAGGGGCCTGCATAGTGGCAGAGGGCTTACACGCTGACCCTAGTGTTATTATTAGTTGTGCTAGCGATGCGCAAAGACGTGCGGCCAAGCGGGGTTTGGGGCAAGTACATCATATAGATTTAGCTCAGTACCGTAAGAAAAATCGTCGGTCGGACGCTGCTGCGGTATCTATCGATGAAGCCTTAAGTGAAATCCTGCAGGGTGGTGAAAAAGACGTGATGACGCAAATGGATTACTTACTGGATGAGTTAGAGCCTTTGTTGAAACTGTTAAGTGATGAGCAGCGTCAGCGCATTAGTAAGCTCTAA
- a CDS encoding TonB family protein, with amino-acid sequence MNKLFSLLTVCLALTFTASNSYAQDSVFDELTLNGLAAFQKLRKEYYIGALYLERNSQSPEDILAMSGNKRMDIRIVDDNWSPRRFAKEWTGAILLNNESPNLEKLTTQIQAFTQIPRNDLITGDHLTIDMAEGRHTTIYLNGHRVFRTVNNDFFYALLNTWIGSKPPSTEFRQNIVKLPRDEDGVTLLTRYENLNYSDKRKRQIMGWSKSEQNTGSASSSGAFGPPGINGAVSASVSVNTEQAAAQKAAAAKKAAEEKVAADALAKARAAKEVAEAKAAASAAALAKARAEQARQEAMNEYQSAMYQIISKNVKYPKRSQQRGERGRAVVAVELDREGKILKLSLKEPTQFSRLNSAAEKAFKVSEPFPPIPQDLTGNSFEFLFPINF; translated from the coding sequence ATGAATAAACTATTTTCACTTTTAACAGTATGTTTAGCGCTCACGTTTACCGCCAGCAACAGCTATGCGCAAGACAGCGTTTTTGATGAGCTAACCTTGAATGGCCTAGCCGCCTTTCAAAAACTACGTAAAGAGTATTACATAGGGGCATTGTATCTAGAACGTAACAGCCAATCCCCTGAAGACATACTAGCCATGTCAGGTAATAAGCGTATGGATATACGCATAGTTGACGACAACTGGTCACCTAGGCGCTTTGCCAAAGAGTGGACGGGCGCCATATTGTTAAATAATGAATCGCCTAACTTAGAAAAACTAACCACCCAAATTCAGGCATTCACCCAAATTCCACGCAATGATCTTATTACCGGCGATCACCTAACCATCGATATGGCTGAAGGCCGCCACACCACTATTTACCTCAATGGTCACCGCGTATTTAGAACAGTTAACAACGATTTTTTCTACGCCCTGCTCAACACATGGATAGGCTCTAAGCCTCCCTCCACCGAATTTAGGCAAAATATAGTCAAACTACCTCGCGACGAAGACGGTGTTACGCTACTGACCCGCTATGAAAACCTCAACTACAGCGATAAGCGCAAGCGCCAAATTATGGGCTGGTCTAAATCCGAGCAAAACACCGGCTCGGCTAGCAGCTCAGGCGCCTTTGGCCCTCCCGGCATTAACGGTGCTGTCAGCGCCAGCGTCAGTGTTAACACCGAGCAAGCAGCTGCCCAAAAAGCTGCCGCCGCAAAAAAAGCCGCTGAAGAAAAAGTCGCCGCCGACGCGCTGGCCAAAGCCAGAGCCGCCAAAGAAGTTGCCGAAGCCAAAGCCGCCGCCTCTGCTGCCGCGCTAGCTAAAGCCCGAGCCGAACAAGCCCGCCAAGAAGCAATGAATGAATACCAGTCGGCAATGTATCAAATTATTTCAAAAAACGTGAAATACCCTAAACGTTCGCAGCAACGCGGCGAACGTGGCAGAGCGGTAGTCGCCGTGGAGTTAGATCGTGAAGGTAAAATACTCAAGCTCTCACTGAAAGAGCCCACCCAGTTCTCGCGCTTAAACAGTGCCGCCGAGAAAGCCTTTAAAGTATCCGAGCCCTTCCCCCCCATACCTCAAGACTTAACCGGTAATAGCTTCGAATTTCTGTTCCCTATTAACTTCTAG
- a CDS encoding response regulator gives MSIPVLICDDSNMARNQVARSLPPDWDVEVSFACNGIEGLEAIRAGKGEMLFLDLTMPELDGYGVLAGIKSEGLKSMIIVISADIQPEAKARAIKAGALDFINKPINRDKLAEVLNTYGLL, from the coding sequence GTGAGTATTCCTGTATTAATCTGTGATGACTCTAATATGGCCAGAAATCAGGTGGCTAGGTCACTGCCACCTGATTGGGATGTGGAGGTCAGTTTTGCCTGCAATGGAATAGAGGGGCTAGAAGCCATACGAGCGGGTAAGGGGGAGATGTTGTTTCTCGACCTCACTATGCCTGAGCTGGACGGCTACGGGGTGTTAGCGGGCATTAAATCCGAGGGCCTGAAGTCTATGATTATTGTTATCTCGGCAGATATACAACCTGAGGCCAAAGCGAGGGCCATTAAGGCTGGGGCATTAGATTTTATCAATAAACCGATAAATCGCGACAAGCTGGCTGAAGTGTTAAATACCTACGGCTTGCTATAA
- a CDS encoding cyclic nucleotide-binding domain-containing protein, which produces MKIKDLSEFKAEDIASLLRRIPFFNQLQREDEQQLAVLMDFSCIVELDSGETIMRRGDRGSWLYFLIKGGLSVYLNSPQQEQPLNHITPGELFGDLALLCDHERKATVAADNNGKTATLFATDFKPFGDIHNFDTVSLYTKLIFYRTMVHSIRWRLEQKRMEQGQHLLAQELRQVKFHAGEKETPEELQSLFEQAQQLASILDRWNTDGGKIQDVVVAVVTAKE; this is translated from the coding sequence ATGAAAATTAAAGATTTAAGTGAATTTAAAGCTGAAGATATTGCCTCTTTGCTACGCAGAATCCCTTTCTTTAACCAACTACAGCGCGAAGATGAGCAACAGCTGGCTGTGTTGATGGACTTTTCCTGCATAGTGGAGCTGGACTCGGGCGAAACCATTATGCGCAGGGGTGACAGGGGCTCGTGGCTGTATTTTTTGATTAAAGGGGGTCTGTCGGTGTATTTAAATTCACCCCAGCAAGAGCAGCCTTTAAACCATATTACGCCGGGCGAGTTGTTTGGCGATTTGGCTCTGCTCTGTGATCATGAGCGCAAAGCAACTGTAGCTGCTGACAATAATGGCAAAACCGCCACCCTGTTCGCCACTGACTTTAAGCCCTTTGGTGATATACATAACTTTGATACCGTGTCTTTGTATACCAAGCTGATTTTTTACCGCACGATGGTGCACAGCATACGCTGGCGTTTGGAGCAAAAGCGTATGGAGCAGGGGCAGCACCTTCTGGCTCAAGAGCTTAGGCAGGTAAAGTTTCATGCCGGTGAAAAAGAGACGCCCGAAGAGTTACAGTCGTTATTTGAACAAGCGCAACAATTAGCTTCTATTTTGGACCGCTGGAATACCGACGGCGGTAAAATACAAGATGTCGTTGTTGCTGTAGTCACCGCTAAGGAGTAG
- a CDS encoding ketopantoate reductase family protein, with translation MTLASHPVHWHILGAGAIGSLWSARWHQQGVNTTAICRQLNSEALSLDFFAADAHFSFQTPRLIATELQPPIHHLLITTKAQQCLAAFASVAPLLSEQAVIIVLQNGMAVKSLTPQRQQRLYAATTTDGAHFSDPHTLRHVGQGETHIGPINTAAEQYPAAQLLTLLPRSLRIHFSLDIEQQLWRKLAINCAINALGVKYQCRNGELISREPIRQELIDLCREITTVAKAQGLGPWFDTLYEEVAAVAALTGDNINSTLQDIKRGKATEISALNGYLCDVAKKLNIATPLNQALVQLVLAKAGQS, from the coding sequence ATGACCCTAGCCTCTCACCCCGTTCACTGGCATATTTTAGGCGCTGGCGCGATAGGCTCACTCTGGTCTGCCCGCTGGCATCAACAGGGAGTCAACACGACTGCTATTTGCCGGCAGCTCAATTCCGAAGCGCTGTCACTAGACTTTTTTGCTGCGGATGCACACTTTAGTTTTCAAACACCACGGCTCATCGCCACCGAGCTACAACCCCCCATACATCACCTGCTCATTACCACCAAGGCCCAGCAATGCCTAGCAGCCTTTGCTAGCGTGGCGCCACTGCTCAGCGAGCAGGCCGTGATCATCGTGTTGCAAAATGGCATGGCGGTAAAATCGCTTACGCCGCAAAGGCAGCAGCGACTCTATGCCGCCACCACTACCGATGGTGCTCACTTTAGCGACCCCCACACCCTGCGTCATGTCGGTCAGGGGGAGACCCACATAGGCCCTATAAATACCGCTGCAGAGCAGTACCCAGCAGCGCAGCTACTAACACTATTACCGCGTTCTCTGCGCATACATTTCAGCCTAGATATAGAACAACAGCTATGGCGCAAATTAGCCATTAACTGCGCGATTAATGCCTTGGGGGTTAAATATCAATGCCGCAATGGTGAGCTGATTAGCCGTGAACCCATACGGCAGGAATTAATCGACCTATGCCGTGAGATTACTACGGTCGCTAAGGCTCAAGGCCTGGGGCCATGGTTTGATACGCTGTATGAAGAGGTTGCTGCCGTAGCGGCTCTCACGGGTGATAATATTAACTCCACCTTACAAGATATTAAGCGAGGCAAAGCCACCGAAATTTCGGCTTTAAATGGTTATTTATGTGATGTGGCTAAAAAGCTAAACATAGCGACCCCACTAAACCAGGCGCTCGTCCAGTTGGTGCTGGCTAAAGCTGGCCAATCTTAG
- a CDS encoding MinD/ParA family protein: MQSVTHQASPRPTIPRVIAICSGKGGVGKSSIAVNLGITLAKQGFRVCLLDADTGLANVNILLGVQPQYSLEHVLYGAKAIEDVMVTAPHNLKIIPGANGISECATLHPRQQLRLTRELARIEHDFDYLLIDNAAGIADASLDFIAAAQYSLVVITPEPTSLTDAFSLIKLLKRRQGCILFRVVVNMCEGSNEGRSIFGRFAAAVEKYIGVELQYLGYLPRDESVRAAVTLQNPVAMFPDTDPSSQSFIRLAQTLTKDSDSLPIGKSFSAYWYRQFRQSEQAKQQMAANNPATQPVSKERKQENDYVAELQSRVLLAIEKGTADKDAIARMLRASVQAYFKAYQDSPIDGADYIEQLILSPNREDCQLREIYAKLKPWGELKSKEDASQPLAMAEHTLVTQPLAAAVSQHTVQPVEVRASGSPKLAVAGYDKKRFGSQDELLLDIKKQHSDTMPLLTILEAYTA; encoded by the coding sequence GTGCAATCAGTGACTCACCAAGCTTCGCCGCGGCCCACGATACCTCGCGTTATTGCTATTTGCAGCGGTAAGGGGGGCGTGGGTAAATCCAGTATAGCGGTCAATTTAGGTATAACCTTGGCTAAACAAGGTTTTCGGGTTTGCCTGTTGGATGCCGATACCGGCTTGGCCAATGTCAATATACTCTTGGGTGTGCAGCCACAGTACAGCTTGGAGCACGTATTATACGGTGCAAAAGCAATAGAAGATGTGATGGTTACCGCGCCTCATAATCTAAAGATTATCCCCGGTGCCAATGGTATTAGTGAGTGCGCTACTCTGCATCCACGCCAGCAATTGCGTTTAACCCGCGAGCTGGCGCGCATAGAACATGATTTTGATTATTTATTAATTGATAACGCCGCCGGTATAGCTGACGCCAGTTTGGATTTTATTGCCGCTGCTCAGTACTCGTTGGTGGTTATTACCCCTGAACCTACCTCGCTCACCGATGCATTTTCACTGATTAAACTATTAAAACGCCGCCAAGGCTGTATTTTATTTCGGGTGGTAGTGAATATGTGTGAAGGCAGTAATGAGGGCCGAAGTATATTTGGTCGATTTGCTGCCGCGGTAGAAAAGTATATAGGCGTAGAGCTACAGTATTTAGGCTATCTACCTCGTGATGAGAGTGTGCGAGCGGCGGTCACCTTGCAAAACCCTGTGGCGATGTTCCCCGATACCGACCCGTCTTCGCAAAGCTTTATACGCTTAGCGCAAACCTTAACTAAAGACAGCGACAGCTTGCCAATAGGCAAGTCTTTTAGTGCCTATTGGTACCGCCAGTTTAGGCAATCTGAGCAAGCCAAACAGCAAATGGCGGCTAACAACCCAGCGACACAGCCTGTTAGCAAAGAGCGCAAGCAAGAAAACGACTATGTGGCCGAATTACAGAGCCGGGTATTGTTAGCTATAGAAAAAGGCACTGCCGATAAAGATGCCATAGCGCGTATGTTGCGCGCGAGTGTGCAGGCCTATTTTAAAGCCTATCAGGACAGCCCCATAGATGGTGCTGACTATATAGAACAGTTGATTTTAAGCCCTAACCGCGAGGATTGTCAGCTTAGAGAGATATACGCCAAACTCAAGCCCTGGGGCGAGTTGAAGTCTAAAGAGGATGCCTCGCAACCTTTAGCTATGGCTGAGCATACGCTAGTGACGCAACCACTCGCAGCCGCGGTTAGCCAGCACACGGTACAGCCTGTTGAGGTACGCGCGAGCGGTTCTCCCAAGTTGGCCGTGGCAGGTTATGATAAAAAGCGTTTTGGTTCACAAGATGAGCTATTACTGGACATAAAAAAACAACATAGCGATACAATGCCCTTGTTAACTATATTAGAGGCCTATACCGCCTAA
- a CDS encoding 7TM-DISM domain-containing protein: MLFNKTLIYQLLCLSLNFLIIASPQLYALEVNDRNSSYNLTKDTYWLEDKSQLMTISDILKPQALDRFQRNQKKSFNLGYKDSHIWLQLKLKRGPQQALNKNWFLSIDNPLLDHIDIYHYENQSLLKKTTLGDQYPFAKRLIKQRTFIYPIRFSDAPIELYIKVASSSALDIPLYLHDDINLTEQYSEKSTYYGIYFGIILFTLLYCLFNFISTRKPFVFYALMYIAAVGFMQATVNGYSFQYLWPALPALNQAIILTLFNLCCLFALLLSRHFLSFTQKSYGLEILFNGSIALAIILSLLSPFMDYQSANEAGLILIVISCLVIFFSTVNSINRGDKTSRLFLLSWLCIAPSIISYSLITAQYVNLGALTETAILAGSALQAILLALAINNRINEKLQRNYSNKAAEHSQLQQQFNELEQAAAYSKRESLLKDSFLATISHELRNPINGIEGALSLIDRKTLNKQQCHYINAANNSAQNLTTLINSIVHFSEIQAGTARAKKESFELRPTFNRLAESFRHRCNIKNIRFHWHIDKNVPNYIISDCDQLSLVLSQLVDNAIKYTDQGVVTVTLSTANQQLYFSVNDSGSGIHPSKLTAMQKELQRSDSEYLRHHHDLGIGLSICHRVCLLLNAQLHIESTVGQGSLFTFAISLQVPSIELQQDYNSDNNNKEKIVLIAEDNPVNQMVLKGMLEKLDCIVLSANNGQQALDILQLQPVDIILMDCQMPVMDGFAATQKIRLSSSAYSNIPIIAVTANAMAGDNEQCIAQGMNDYIKKPINRDLLAQKIHYWLRETN, from the coding sequence ATGCTGTTCAACAAGACGCTTATTTACCAACTATTATGCCTGTCCCTCAATTTCCTTATCATTGCATCCCCGCAACTTTATGCCCTAGAAGTTAACGACCGTAATAGCAGCTATAATTTAACTAAAGATACCTATTGGCTAGAAGATAAAAGCCAGTTAATGACCATTTCTGACATACTCAAACCTCAGGCGCTGGACCGTTTTCAACGCAACCAAAAAAAATCATTTAACCTCGGCTATAAAGATTCTCATATATGGCTACAGCTCAAACTCAAACGCGGGCCGCAACAAGCACTGAATAAAAATTGGTTTTTAAGCATAGATAACCCCTTACTCGATCACATCGATATTTATCATTACGAGAATCAGTCTCTGCTCAAAAAAACAACACTAGGCGACCAATACCCCTTTGCCAAACGCCTTATCAAGCAACGTACATTTATCTACCCTATACGCTTTAGCGATGCCCCTATAGAGCTATACATTAAGGTCGCGAGCAGCAGCGCCTTAGACATTCCCTTATATCTACACGATGACATCAATTTAACCGAGCAATACAGCGAGAAAAGCACGTACTACGGCATCTACTTCGGAATCATTTTATTCACGTTACTGTATTGCCTATTTAATTTTATTAGCACGCGTAAACCTTTTGTTTTTTATGCACTAATGTATATCGCTGCCGTTGGTTTTATGCAGGCCACTGTCAACGGCTATTCCTTTCAATATCTATGGCCAGCCTTACCGGCTTTAAACCAAGCCATTATTTTGACTTTATTTAATTTGTGCTGCCTCTTTGCATTATTATTGAGCAGACATTTCCTATCATTTACACAGAAAAGCTACGGCCTAGAAATTCTATTTAATGGCAGCATAGCGCTAGCTATAATTTTATCCTTACTCAGCCCTTTTATGGATTATCAGTCAGCCAACGAAGCTGGTTTAATATTGATTGTAATCAGTTGCCTGGTTATTTTCTTTTCTACAGTTAATAGCATTAATCGCGGTGATAAAACCAGCCGACTGTTTTTATTATCATGGCTATGTATCGCCCCTAGCATTATTAGCTATAGCTTAATCACGGCCCAATATGTCAACTTGGGGGCATTAACGGAAACAGCCATTTTGGCAGGGTCAGCGCTACAAGCTATATTATTGGCACTTGCTATCAACAATAGAATCAATGAGAAACTACAACGTAATTACAGTAATAAAGCGGCTGAACACAGCCAACTGCAGCAGCAATTTAATGAATTAGAGCAGGCGGCAGCCTACAGCAAAAGAGAAAGCCTACTCAAAGATAGTTTTTTAGCGACCATCAGCCACGAACTACGCAACCCAATTAATGGTATAGAAGGAGCCCTGTCCCTAATAGATAGGAAAACCTTAAACAAACAGCAATGCCACTATATTAATGCAGCCAATAACTCGGCACAAAACCTGACTACGCTAATCAATTCCATTGTTCATTTTTCTGAAATACAGGCGGGTACGGCAAGAGCTAAAAAAGAAAGCTTTGAATTAAGGCCTACCTTTAATCGCCTCGCCGAATCATTCCGACATCGCTGTAATATAAAAAACATCCGTTTTCATTGGCATATTGATAAAAATGTGCCCAATTATATTATCAGCGATTGCGATCAACTGAGTTTAGTACTGTCTCAGCTCGTCGATAACGCCATTAAATATACCGACCAAGGCGTAGTTACCGTCACTCTGTCTACAGCAAATCAGCAGCTCTATTTTTCAGTCAACGATAGCGGTAGCGGCATACACCCCAGCAAACTTACAGCCATGCAAAAAGAATTGCAGCGCAGTGATAGTGAGTATTTACGACACCATCATGACCTAGGTATAGGTCTATCCATATGCCACCGTGTTTGCTTGTTACTTAACGCTCAACTGCATATAGAATCTACTGTCGGCCAAGGATCGCTGTTTACCTTTGCTATATCCTTACAGGTACCCAGCATAGAGCTGCAGCAGGATTACAATTCTGACAACAACAATAAAGAAAAAATAGTCCTTATCGCCGAAGACAATCCCGTTAATCAAATGGTCTTAAAAGGCATGTTAGAAAAGTTAGACTGCATCGTGTTAAGTGCTAATAATGGCCAACAGGCATTGGACATACTACAACTGCAACCTGTCGACATTATTTTAATGGATTGCCAAATGCCGGTTATGGATGGTTTTGCAGCCACTCAAAAGATTCGGCTATCGAGTAGTGCTTATAGCAACATCCCTATCATCGCGGTCACCGCCAATGCCATGGCTGGCGACAATGAGCAGTGCATAGCCCAAGGTATGAACGATTATATTAAAAAACCTATTAACCGTGATTTATTAGCACAAAAAATTCACTACTGGTTGCGAGAAACAAACTAA